The Meles meles chromosome 12, mMelMel3.1 paternal haplotype, whole genome shotgun sequence genome includes a window with the following:
- the CHST9 gene encoding carbohydrate sulfotransferase 9, which yields MTCMTREKIQEHITDQNPKFHITEAPKGKKENLLLNSERPTRLLRKTSHPQGEDGAFGKTTGPPTIKLSEKHEGSRTVFKKFNEMKWPLNNHPLNKSLVKDNKWKETDVAQETRRSFLQEFCKKYGGVSRPQSHLFHMVSRIYVEDKHKILYCEVPKAGCSNWKRILMVLSGLASSAYNISHDAVHYGKHLKKLDSFDLKGIYTRLNTYTKAVFVRDPMERLVSAFRDKFEHPNSYYHPVFGKAIIKKYRPNACEEALNNGSGVKFKEFVHYLLDSRRPVGMDIHWEKVSKLCYPCLINYDFVGKFETLEEDANYFLQLVGAPKELKFPNFKDRHSSDERTNAQVVRQYLKDLTRTERQLIYDFYYLDYLMFNYTTPFL from the coding sequence AACCCTAAGTTCCATATAACTGAGGCTcccaagggaaaaaaggaaaatcttctgCTCAACTCTGAGAGGCCAACTAGGCTCTTAAGGAAGACCAGCCACCCACAAGGAGAGGATGGAGCTTTCGGTAAGACCACAGGGCCACCAACAATTAAACTGAGTGAAAAACATGAAGGAAGTAGGACTGTTTTTAAGAAGTTCAACGAAATGAAGTGGCCATTGAACAACCACCCTTTAAACAAAAGTTTAGTCAAAGACAACAAATGGAAGGAAACAGATGTGGCCCAGGAGACACGCAGATCTTTCCTTCAGGAGTTTTGCAAGAAATATGGTGGGGTGAGTCGTCCTCAGTCACATCTTTTTCATATGGTATCCAGGATCTATGTGGAAGATAAACACAAGATCTTATATTGTGAGGTGCCCAAGGCCGGCTGCTCCAACTGGAAGAGAATTCTGATGGTACTAAGTGGGTTGGCTTCGTCTGCATACAACATCTCCCATGATGCTGTTCACTACGGGAAGCATTTGAAAAAACTAGATAGCTTCGACTTAAAAGGGATATACACTCGTCTGAACACCTACACCAAAGCTGTTTTTGTTCGTGATCCCATGGAAAGGTTAGTGTCAGCATTTAGGGACAAGTTTGAACACCCCAATAGCTATTACCATCCGGTATTTGGGAAAGCGATTATAAAGAAATATCGACCAAATGCCTGTGAAGAAGCATTAAATAATGGATCTGGAGTCAAATTCAAAGAGTTCGTGCACTATTTGCTGGATTCCCGCCGTCCCGTAGGAATGGACATTCACTGGGAGAAGGTCAGCAAACTCTGCTATCCGTGTTTGATCAACTATGATTTTGTAGGGAAATTCGAAACTTTGGAAGAAGATGCCAATTACTTTTTACAGCTCGTGGGTGCTCCAAAAGAGCTGAAATTTCCAAACTTTAAGGATAGGCACTCTTCTGATGAAAGAACCAATGCTCAAGTCGTGAGACAATATTTAAAGGATCTGACTAGAACTGAGAGACAATTAATCTATGACTTTTATTACCTGGACTATTTGATGTTTAATTATACAACTCCATTTTTGTAG